Part of the Pseudomonas lijiangensis genome is shown below.
GCCACTGGTGGTGATGGCTGGCGCAACGCCAAGACCCGCAGCGATTTCACGGGCCATGACATTGACGCCACCCAGCCCGCCCAGCAGCGGAACGACGGCGCTGCCATCTTCGGCTACCGCCAGCACGGCGGGTTCGGCGCCCTTTTCGAGCAGCAGCGGCGCCAGGGTCCGGATCACGATACCCGCAGCGCACAGGGCAATGATCGGCGTGTTCTGTTGATACAACTGGCGCAGGGTCGCACCAAACTCGGTGTAGGTGCTGTCCGCCCCTTGCACCCGCTCGGCCAGACCATGAATCAGCGCATCCGGGTAAAGCTGCTGGATGCGCCGCGCGGTAGCCAGGCTGCCATTGCCCAGGATCACAATGGCTGGAATATTCTGGACCATCAGCCTTGCCACCTTTCACCGGGAACGATGATCAGCGAGAAGTAAGGCGATGACATGGGATTGACCTCATCCAGCGGCACGATCTTCTGATTGGCCATGGTGGCGCGCTCGACGTACAGCGCACGCCCGGCCATGCCCAGCTCTGTCAGCACATCCCGTACCTTGGGGAAGTTGCGACCCAGCTTCATGATCACCGCCGCATCGGCGTCGGCCAGTTTGCGCTTGAGTTCGTCGGGAGGCAGTACGCCGGACAGGACCGACAGGCTCTGGTTGCGATACACCAGTGGCGCACCCAGCACGGACGCACCGCCCAGCATCGAGCACACACCCGGAATCACCTGGGCCTCGTAACGCTCGGCCAGCCGATCATGCAGGTACATATAAGAGCCATAGAAGAACGGGTCGCCTTCGCAGATCACCGCTACATCGCGCCCGGCATCCAGATGGGCCGCCACGTCGAGGCTGGCCTCGTCATAGAAGTCACTGATGACCTGCTCGTAGGACAGCGGCGCAGGCAGCGCTTCGGTGGTCACCGGGTAGACCAGCGGCATCAGCGTCTGGGCTTCCTGCAGATGGCCTTCGATGATGCCGAACGCATTGCCTTTCTTGCCCTTGGCCACGAAATAAGCCACTACGGGGGATTCGCGCAGCAGGCGCAGCGCCTTGACGGTAATCAGTTCCGGGTCGCCGGGGCCGACGCCCAGGCCAATCAATCGACCACGAGCCTGCATCATTCGATCTCCGTCGCCAGTGCATTGACCGCGGCCACCGCCATGGCGCTACCGCCGCGACGACCTTGCATGATGACGAAGGGCACGCCACGGCTGTCGGCAGCCAGCATGGCCTTGGACTCGGCCGCGCCCACGAAGCCCACCGGGAAACCGAGGATCAACGCGGGTTTCGGCGCGCCTGCATCGAGCATTTCCAGCAGATAGAACAGCGCAGTCGGTGCATTGCCGATCACCACGACACTGCCTTCCAGATGTGGACGCCACCGCTCCAGCGCCACGGCAGAACGGGTATTGCCCAGTTCACGGGCCATTTCCGGCACACCCTCGTCATGCAGGGTGCAGATGATCTGATTGTTGGCCGGCAGCCGCGAGCGGGTGATGCCTTCGGACACCATGCGCGCATCGCAGAGGATCGGCGCGCCCGCCGCCAGTGCGTTGCGCCCGGCAGTACCGGCACCCGGCGAGAAGCGCAGGTCTTCGATGACCTCGACCATGCCGCAGGCGTGGATCACGCGCACGGCGAGTTTTTCCAGGTCGGCGGGGATCGTGTCCAGACGCGCTTCAGCGCGAATGATCGAGAAGGAGTTGCGATAAATCTCCTGACCATCGCGGATGTAATCAATCATGCAGAACTGCTCCGTGAGTCGGCTGCCAGCTGCGCGCCGACTGCTTCAATAGTGAGGTCACGCGCACGCAACACACCGAAACCGGAGTGTGCTGCGTCGCGAAAATAGAGGTCGTAATGGCCGGGCGAAACCGCCAGCAAGGTCACAGGCGCGACATGGGCAGCCGCACAGGAGCGACCACAACCGGTCAGGTGCGCCGCTTCGCCGGGGGGCAACTGCCCGGCCAGCAACAGGGCATCGGCCTTGGTATCGGCAAGCCCTTTGCCGCAACCGGCAGAACCGGTGCAGGCAACGATGCGCGACAGCGGCTGTTCGCTGGAACAGATCAAGCCCGCCGCCTGTAATGCAGTCATCACCTCCTGCGCCCGTTCGCCGGGAACATTGGGCAACAACAGGCTTTGCCAGGGCGTCAGCCGCAAGGTGCCGTCGCCCTTTTCGCTGGCCAGCCGGGCGACGCTGGTGAGCATCGCGGCATCCAGACGCCCGAGAGGCACCGCGCCACCGACGGACACGAGGCCGGGTTGCGCCTGTGGATAAATGCCGAGGTGACGATTGTCGCCTGGGTTCGGACGCTGCCATCCGGTTATTTTTTGATCAGTTCGAAGAGGCACGCTCAGTCGCGTCTCCAACTGGCGCAGGATTTCCACGACCGGCACCTCAGCCAGCAAATGCCGCATGCGGCTGTGCTCGGCGCTGGCCAGATCGAGAAACAGCTCCAGCAACGCGACAACCAGTTCATGCCCGTTCGCCAGTGGCACCGCTGCCAACGGGTGATCCTGAGCCGGGCAACCGGCCAGTCCGAAGGCCAACAGCAGTTCACCGTCCAGCGACAATGCCGAAAGCCACAGGTCATGGGGGTGCTCCAGCATGACCAATGCCTCGCCACCGTCCAGCGACAGGGCGAACTTGGCTGACAGTTCATGAAACCGTGCGTGGGTTTCCAGAGACGCCAGGATCTGCGCCGCCAGTGGCCGCGTATCGAACAGCATTTGCGGGTCCAGGCCGGCAGTCGGGCTGAGCATCAGGTTGCGCACATCATCGCTGTCCGGATTGGCCGGGCCAAGACCGGCAGCCATCAACGACTCGATCAGCCCTTCATGATCGGCACCGATCCCGCGAATCTGCAGGTTGGACCGGTTGGTCGCCTCGATCACGCCCTGTGCATACGTGCTCGCAGCCCTGGCCACCGCCAACGACTGGGCGCTGGTGATCACGCCACCG
Proteins encoded:
- the cobG gene encoding precorrin-3B synthase; this encodes MNEPKYARKSSIAIRPSACPGLLRIVPALDGGICRIKLAGGVITSAQSLAVARAASTYAQGVIEATNRSNLQIRGIGADHEGLIESLMAAGLGPANPDSDDVRNLMLSPTAGLDPQMLFDTRPLAAQILASLETHARFHELSAKFALSLDGGEALVMLEHPHDLWLSALSLDGELLLAFGLAGCPAQDHPLAAVPLANGHELVVALLELFLDLASAEHSRMRHLLAEVPVVEILRQLETRLSVPLRTDQKITGWQRPNPGDNRHLGIYPQAQPGLVSVGGAVPLGRLDAAMLTSVARLASEKGDGTLRLTPWQSLLLPNVPGERAQEVMTALQAAGLICSSEQPLSRIVACTGSAGCGKGLADTKADALLLAGQLPPGEAAHLTGCGRSCAAAHVAPVTLLAVSPGHYDLYFRDAAHSGFGVLRARDLTIEAVGAQLAADSRSSSA
- a CDS encoding precorrin-2 C(20)-methyltransferase; the protein is MQARGRLIGLGVGPGDPELITVKALRLLRESPVVAYFVAKGKKGNAFGIIEGHLQEAQTLMPLVYPVTTEALPAPLSYEQVISDFYDEASLDVAAHLDAGRDVAVICEGDPFFYGSYMYLHDRLAERYEAQVIPGVCSMLGGASVLGAPLVYRNQSLSVLSGVLPPDELKRKLADADAAVIMKLGRNFPKVRDVLTELGMAGRALYVERATMANQKIVPLDEVNPMSSPYFSLIIVPGERWQG
- a CDS encoding precorrin-8X methylmutase, producing the protein MIDYIRDGQEIYRNSFSIIRAEARLDTIPADLEKLAVRVIHACGMVEVIEDLRFSPGAGTAGRNALAAGAPILCDARMVSEGITRSRLPANNQIICTLHDEGVPEMARELGNTRSAVALERWRPHLEGSVVVIGNAPTALFYLLEMLDAGAPKPALILGFPVGFVGAAESKAMLAADSRGVPFVIMQGRRGGSAMAVAAVNALATEIE